The DNA window TGCCTAAGACCCACGGAAATtgcgataaaatattgtttcacacctttttttctgtgtatatATTTGTCAACGTCCTCTGTTTCGTCATTACTTTATCGGTTTTACTCCAGGGATCGTTGGTCCCTGAGCGACCCcctttttgtttcgatttccGTTCAGTTTGCTCCAAATTCTCGACCGTAAGATCAGCATTCTACTCGTTCACTCCACACCACAAAAACAGATTCGAGGATCTAGGTTATGTGTATCTAGGCAACTGCAGTTAGGCTTAGCACAGTGGTCAGTAGTCAGAGGTCAGGGGAGTAATTTGATCCCAAAAGTGCTCACTTTTCTTTGTTACATGTGTGCGTACATGTGTGtggcattaaaaataataataatgtactATCAAATTGTGGATGGCGCGCAGAAATGTTCAAACTATGTATTTTCTTTGAGTTGTTATCTGGAACCTCTGTGTCTATGATTTCCGTTAAACGTTTAAATCCTTTGCGTTCGATTACCAATCGTTTTGTTTACCAAATATGATATACCTTCCTCCAACCTATGTGTGTCTATAAAGCCAATCAAACGTAGAACCAGACAATCGCTGTACCATAAGCCAACTCAGTTTGTACATTATACAGTTGTGTGACCCCGATGTTTGTTTCGTGTTGTGCGCCTGCTGCGCTTCGGGTCCACCAGACCAGATCCAGAGTAATCCCCCAGGCCGATAACTGCAAGAACATGAACATACCTATCTTTCACACCcaccacacacccacatatTCGTAACACTCAGATCGAATCGAAAATATATacctctctttttttttgggtttttctcAAACCATCTGACGCGCTCGCTAAGCTTGAGAACTTGTTCCTTGTGCCGCGGGAAGATTCCTTTGCTTTCTTTCACATTTCTTCAGTTGAGTCTACGATTTATCGCTTCTGTTGTTCTGATATTCTGTATTCGATTTACGATTTAAGATTTCCTATTCATTTCTTGCCGACTTTGAAGCACTCAAATCGATATTCTTCATTGCACTTTGTACAACTCTTTGCTCTTCTTGGAAGGCATTTTCGCAATTCAATACCCTATATCCAATATATCTACGTCCGAAACCCAAAACTCCCACCCACTTCCCCTGATTCCCACACCACAATCCCTGAGATACGTACAAGGACAGCTCTTGTAATCCTATGTAAAAGATAGCCTAAAATTGGAAACCACCGTATATTatgatttatgtttattttgtttttgatgcGCTCAACTTAAGCGATGAAAAGAAAAGTATTCTGCTAAATGCGACTAACAAACTAATAATGCTTTTGACAATCAGTTTAAGAaccacaaacaaaacaaaaataaaataaacaaaacaatacaatacaaaaattcaacTTAGCTGAATCAGGGCCTAAAATACCTGTGTATATATGGTTTTTAGATTCTGCAGAATCTACAGAAAAAAAGTGCTGATCGCAGAGGGAGAATGAACAGAAAAGACAAAGATGGCTTGACAAAAAGCAACCTAATTCTCAAGGTAAACCATCCAATAAAAAGTAACaacccaaaatcaaaaatcaacaacaCAACAACTTCAGTATATAttgataaacaaaaaccaaaagccttgattgattgattgaaatTATGATTATGTATTATTGGCGCAACATAACTCACATTTTTGAGGAATGTTAATGCCAAAATTGAGTTTTAGTGCATAATTTCGTTCGATTGTTCGTTCGTTCGATTGTTCGTTGATCATGTTTGCTTGATTTTAATGTTCGTTCGTTCGTACGTTCTGTAAATTTTCTGAGACTGCCTTTTTTACATATTGATGATTGATTGATATTGCCATACATAATCTCTATTTCTCATTTGATGAATAATGAAAACCTCGTTAAATCAATATTGAAGAAGAGAGTTTAGCCCAAAAGCAGCATACGAGAAACTaagcttttcatttttaaatctTCGGTGCCACATCGAAGCTCTTTTCATGCTCTTCACGCGACGTAGTATTCGGAAGTCGGAAGGATAATGTAATATTGTAATATATCGCTAGATTCCGTAGTTTTGGACTCCATGCATGGGCATGATCGGAAATCCTATTGTACTGCTATATCTATCATTGTGAACCGCAGATTAGCTGGGTTATTTATCGCTGCGAAGAGCATGAAAAAACCACAGATCTCAGGATATATTACGGATTCGAAATGTATAGTGTGTTGAATGCTTATTGCTTAAAAGGGCCCAGGCAGCACGGATCAAAAGTTTACCACTGTAAAGACACAAACCAATCCGCACTTTATAATATAGTAGCTAGAGtaatggctgctgctgctttcgcTAGAAGTTTAGGTCTTAGAAACGGACACAAGACACACATCCCATATAGTCAATCGATCTGAAGCAGAAAACTGATTCAACGACCAATCAGATCGAACACGAACACTGTACTATATCTAACCACATACTACTCGTATTATATAGCATACATTTGTGGGCCCGTGCCAAATGGTTTCCACATATCCTAACCTAAATCGTATCTTTCGTACTTAACTTAACCTCACTTGACACTGTTCAATGCTTTCTGCTTTTGTGCTCCGCGCTTTCCGCTCGAACTCTCTCTTGCTCTCTCCCAACTACACAGAGAAAATCgatcaatattaaatattttctatcaAAATAGCTTTgaatatatcaaaataaattaatttcacaaTTTAAGCAATCGCCCGAGACTTGGGAAAACTATGatatactattttattttgatgtaCTGCGTTAATTAActgatattttcaaattgatttaagCCTCATTAAAAGGATCGTTTTTGTTATGATCCTCTGCAAATGTAATGgtattttttctctgtgtagaAATACAACTCTGTTTTGCTGCCTCTGCTACCGTTACTTGTTGTTTGGTTACTGCTactggtttggttttggtttccccaattttttatttaatatgccTCCTCTTCTCTTGTTTTGTACAAAAGATTTCAGCAGGAGCgccataaaaaattataaataagctTCTTGGAGtgacacccacacacacatgtacacCCACACGAGCAGCTTCAACCACTGAATTCTTGAATGCAACTACCGTTATTTTGTTATCTCGATAccgctccctctctctctttaaCTTTCTCTCAAGCTCTGTGTTCCTGCTCTTGCtctatgttttttatttaccgTTCGTTTGGTTTTCGTTTATTTCTCGTGTATATTCCGTTGGTTTGTTTACCGTACTTTGTACAGAATTACGTAGTTCAATTACTAACAACTGCGAGagtcagaaaaaaaaaatgctttcaTTGTAAAATACGAGTTTCGATTTCGATATTTTGAACGTTTGAACGGCTTAGTGTTTAACAAAcgtaaaacaaaacaaacaaaaaatgaaacaaacaaacaaaagtaaagATGAGCACTTGTACCATAATTTAGCAGCTGATTTTGCACCTATTCGAAACGTAGAAATggtttgaatttgaatttattgagTTTGAATTGATTGCTCAGGATGTACACTGTACACAAAAGTACACCGGACACTGTTGTATTGCCTAACACTAGACTAATCTTATCTTATTTTATCTTATCGGATATACATACCATGTATGTCGAGCCGCTCTGCTCCGATCCAATCTAATCCGATGATCTGGAGGCCGAGGAATGCGAGTATTCGTAGCATACTTATCGGGCAGAGTGGCGAGATTGAgtaattttcttgttttaatGGCTGTGGTCTGGTTTTGTTTTAGTTGCTTTGATTGGCATAATGCAATAACTGTCATGTTTACTACCGGTAGCTGGAAACGCCAATGACGCCGCCAagttgcaaataaatttatccAAGTTCCAAGTTTCATTTCCTCGTTTGGGTTTCCTTTCTCTTGTTTACTTGAGacatttggttttatatatGTGGAACtcacatacacatatgtaaCACATGCATACACACTTAAACACACCAAGAAACCACAATaaacacacactctcacacacatggagacacaaacacacatacacacacatacacgaGCGGTGTTGGGCTTTGGTTAAAGTGCACTCCTTTTGATTGACCTCTCTGGTTGCAGTTCCTCAATATGGCCTCGGTCTTCATGAGGAtcttcaatttaatttgcatgaTGCTCCTGATCGGCCATTGGAGCGGTTGCTTGCAGTTCTTAGTGCCAATGTTGCAGGGTTTTCCATCCAACTCCTGGGTCTCCATCAACGAGTTGCAGGTGCGCCACATTGGTAAAACCCCTCTAGCTGCTATCGGCTATCTAAATGGGCTGTTCCATTGCAGGAATCGTACTGGCTGGAGCAGTATTCGTGGGCATTGTTCAAGGCCATGTCGCACATGCTCTGCATAGGCTACGGCAGGTAAGTTAATGTCCCAATCTACTCCGATTATTGGCTTCTACTTTACTGCGGTCCCCATCTACGTTCCTATGTAAAGGACAAGCAATTAGATAAATTAGGAGGAAGTATTGGCTCATACAAGTATTTTATCACTAATAATCTCATTTTTTACAGATTCCCGCCACAATCATTGACGGACATGTGGCTGACGATGCTTTCCATGATATCCGGTGCCACCTGCTACGCATTGTTCCTCGGTCACGCGACCAATCTCATCCAGAGCTTGGACTCCAGCCGGCGCCAGTATCGCGAGAAGGTCAAACAGGTGGAGGAGTACATGGCCTACCGCAAGCTGCCACGCGACATGCGGCAGCGCATCACGGAATACTTCGAGCATCGGTACCAGGGTAAATTCTTCGATGAAGAGTTGATACTTGGCGAGTTGAGCGAAAAACTGCGCGAGGATGTCATCAACTACAACTGCAGGTGGGCGATCTGTCACTATCCAGTGGTCTATCAATTGAATCTACTTTCAGCCAGTATAGTATAGCCAGTTTAGTATAGTATACTCTAGGATTAGTATTTGGCACCACATCATGGTTAATCACTAATAACATGCGCTTCCAATATTCCCCAGATCCCTCGTGGCGTCAGTGCCTTTTTTTGCTAATGCCGATTCGAATTTCGTTTCCGACGTAGTTACCAAACTGAAATACGAAGTTTTCCAACCAGGTGGGTGGCGCAAACTTCTCAAAGACCACTTTAAACTAAGCAACTGGGGTTCTTTTAGGTGATATTATCATAAAGGAGGGTACGATCGGTACTAAGATGTACTTCATACAGGAGGGCGTGGTGGACATTGTCATGGCCAACGGCGAGGTGGGCACAATTCTTGAGTTCAGCCAAGATCCCCTGGTCTAATTAACAAGTTTTTCAGGTTGCCACCTCACTTTCGGATGGGTCTTACTTCGGTGAGATCTGTCTGCTGACCAATGCGCGTCGTGTGGCCAGCGTGCGAGCCGAAACCTATTGCAATCTATTCTCGTTGAGCGTGGATCATTTCAATTGCGTTCTGGATCAGTATCCGCTGATGCGCAAGACCATGGAGACTGTGGCCGCCGAGCGGTTAAACAAGATCGGCAAGAATCCAAACATAATGCATCAGAAGGACGAGCAGCTGAGCAATCCGGAGTCGAACACGATTACGGCTGTGGTTAATGCCCTGGCTGCCGAGGCGGATGACTGCAAAGATGAGTAAGTTTACTGGTGGACTAGCAATATGAATATATGGCCTTTTTACGAACTGCGCTAAATATGTTTAATACTTTTGATATCTGTTTCAGTGACATGGATCTCAAGGAGAATTTACTGCATGGGTCAGAGTCGAGCATTGCTGAGCCGGTGCAGACGATACGTGAGGGTCTCCCAAGGCCACGGAGCGGGGAGTTCCGGGCCCTATTCGAGGGTAACACTCCATGACACTGAGGAGCAGTGACGAACGGTGCCGGCGGGCACCGGGCAACCATCTGAAGCAGCGGTTCGCTGAACACTCACTCACCAAAACCCACATCCATACCCCACACAGGACtaccacactcacacacacactgcgtatataataatttagtaAAAGGAACCCCAAGACGCGATAAGAGTACACTAAAAAAAGAATCAATTTATGGTAGACACTCTATATATGCAATTGCGATTTAGTAGAAAAcgtattaaaaacaaaaaatccaaaaaaaagataaaaacaattacacaaaaaaTGTCCTCAATAATTATTCATAATTTCAGCTCCGCTAACTGTGATGACTTTAATATAAGAATcgaaaaaaattaacaaacaaaaaaaagaaaacgagTACATACAGAGATAAATTATGCGATAGAGATAGAACTCAGCAGCCAGCAGACAGATCAGAAAACCACAACCCACAGCCATAGAAAATCTGCCACCCCACTCCACACTCAACACTACACCCATTACACACACCAAATACTGACATATAACGTAAATCTACATATAAGTTTTATGCCCACGATATTGTAACGATAACGAAGTGAATAGACTTTTGAATTGCTACCTAGGCGTTAGTCCTATGGACCTATTACAAGaacacacaaccacacagCAGCAAGCACACCTGTAGGTGGCCATGTCAACAGGTCAAAGGTTACAGGATTCGAGCAACAGGCATCAGGCATCGGGGGGCGACAGTGACAGTCAGACAGACATGCATCAACTTATGATATAAACGAAGCGAAGCGTTACAGCATAccaaaacatatttatgcgcGTAGCTATTATGTACTCGAgcaaccaacaaacaaacaacaaaacaattatGTATTATTGCGATTATATAGCATATTTAAATACgcattgcaaaaaaaaaacaaaaagaaaagaaaagggaaaacataACTCAGCAATatacaaaacaagaaaacaacccaagaaacaaaaccaaactaaacaaaatgaaaagtatttaagcaaatttaacGAATGCGCATTAGTAGTTGAACTATTAGTTTTTCACTCactaacaaacaaaacaccACTCGACACACAACGTAGTAGAGAAGCctcaacaaaacaaaaaaaaaaaaaaacaaaatgaaaaatatattaaaaaccaaCCTCAGGGTGCCGTCGTTTCAGCGGTCactaaaaaataacaaaaaacaaaaaatctaaGAACAGACAAGAAACCAACTATATACacaacatatatatacaaaacatAGACAATGTTGTCTTTTATAGGGAATTGTTAAAGCGCCTCAGTTACATTTCAAGTATTTATTGCAGGCCTGCCACCAGGCGAGATCATGATTTTCCATTCAGATTCAGAATTTCCGTTCAAGATACCACTTTTAGTTGCGAGCGAGATCTCTTTTGCAAGTGGTTCGTCTTTGAGTCcttgtttgttttactttcGGGCATAAATCAGACGAAGGACAGCGACTTGTTGAAGGATTTATGTAACCTAGTATTTTATTACACGTAAACTAATAAAAAGAAAGCAGAAGGACAGCGTTTGCCTTAAAATAATACGTCAACGAGTTTCATTAAAGTCCTActggaaaacataaaaaatccATTCGACATTCCATGTCGACACGACAAAGATTTGACATTAAATTCGTATAAGTGGTAATAAATGAAGTATCAATATGATAGCATTTTATGCACTTATGCAGCGACGCACCCAACCGGAGTCTATGAGCGACTTATTTAAGTTCACagagtgtgtttgtgtttccGGATCCACTAGCACAAGATAGGCAGTGTTGTTCTGCAAAGGGGAAATGTATGTCACGTTTCCTTAACTGTCCGTGTTTATCGACTCACCTTAATAGCTTCCACCTTTGCGTAAAGTCTGCGGAAGGATACCATCTTGTAGAAGAAGTTAACAGCTTCGGCGGACCAATTTGGAGCCTTCCATTGCGTTATAAAGGCCAATCGACCAGCGAAACATTGCGGTGGCAGCGAGGCAAACTGCTTTAGCAGAAACTTGACATTCTGGTGGCTCACGCAAACTATGTCCCCTTTGTCAACCAGCTCTACCTTGATCGACATTCCGTTGTTACTGGGCCGGTACCCTACCACTTTGGCTCTTTCCCAAATACTCGTGCAGCCGGGGCGAACCACACAAAGATGATCCGTATTTATCAAACACAGTGGCATTGTGTATTTATCCGTGTCAAGACTTTCATAGGACAACCTACAGAAAGAAATGAATATTGTATTATTTCTCActattttaatattgatatCTTACTGCATATTGGCATACAGTTCCTTGTATTTATTAAACTCGTCGTTATATATCCAGAAGTTGAAGTTGTGGGGATTGACCAAACTCACCAACTGCACCTCAATGCGTTGCTGTAACTCGATAATGGACTCAATATCGCGAACAGGCAGTGTGAATTCAGAACGAACCGCATCCATGGGATAGTCAACGCCTAGAACTCGATCGTCCTGCAATAACAGAATCCTAGAATAAATAATACTGTTTAGATGGAATCATCATATACCGTACCACAGCATAAGATGGAATGGCATTTTCATCTTCCCCATCGTCAGAAGACGCGTAGTCAAAGACATACTTCTGGGGTTCCAGAGGCTTCACCGCATTCTTTTGAATTGTGGGCACTACCGGTTCATCATCCTCCTTTGGATCATTTATCTCTGCAGAGGCGAAGGGGTCCCTTACGAATTCCTCATCAGTCTCATATACTTCGTACTCTGGCTTTTCTTGGTGACCAGTGGAAGCAACGTCCACGGATAGGTTTTGAAACGCTTGGGCCAATGTCTGGGTTTCTTTCTCTAATTCCTGAGTTGGCTTTACTTGCTTATTCTCAGTAGAGGAGACATGCTTTGGAACATATTGTGACTGATGGATTTGCTCTTTTAGGGGCTTCAGGCTGTTCTGCGACCAATTATTAACTTTCAGCGGCTCAGAGTTGGATTTATACGAAGAGCTAGGCCTTTGGGGTCTAGAGGTATTCTGCGGAAAGGCATACGAATTAGTCATCGACTGAATGTAAAGGTTGTACTGCAGATGATTATATAGCACCTGCTGCTGTCCGGCGCAGATCATTTCGTTAATATTGGCGTAAACAACAGGCGTGTGGACGGGATATAACAGTCGATTATAGTTGGGATACGAAACAGGAAGATTCAGATTGCTGGGGCTCTGATAAGTTCGAGGCGCCGGCGGCGGCATGTTTCTGTTATTCATTTTACGGACACTTTCGTTAATGAAGACTAGATCGGATCGCTCGGAGGCGTAGGAATACTTGGGCTTGTGAGAGCCTCGACTCCTGGACTTCTTTTGGCTATTGACTAGTTTCTGAATGTGCGCCGATTTGGCAGTGGGTACTGCAGTTATCAATGCCATTGGTCCGTGGCCCATCACCTGGTAATTTATGTTGCATTATTCAAGTGCTTATTtgaatgtattatttatttacttacaGTAACCGTATCCGGAATGGATCGGAGGAATGATTCGGCGTCCTTGAATCCCAGTTTGCTGTAGGGCAAATTGCAGCCCTCTTCGCTTCTGTAATCCCGCATCAGCTTCTCAATGGTCATTTTTCCTGGTGAGGAGACCAACAGCGAGTGGACCACCTTCTTCACCAGGCTC is part of the Drosophila yakuba strain Tai18E2 chromosome 2R, Prin_Dyak_Tai18E2_2.1, whole genome shotgun sequence genome and encodes:
- the LOC6530366 gene encoding uncharacterized protein LOC6530366 isoform X2, which encodes MDDRGVLSLVKKVVHSLLVSSPGKMTIEKLMRDYRSEEGCNLPYSKLGFKDAESFLRSIPDTVTVMGHGPMALITAVPTAKSAHIQKLVNSQKKSRSRGSHKPKYSYASERSDLVFINESVRKMNNRNMPPPAPRTYQSPSNLNLPVSYPNYNRLLYPVHTPVVYANINEMICAGQQQNTSRPQRPSSSYKSNSEPLKVNNWSQNSLKPLKEQIHQSQYVPKHVSSTENKQVKPTQELEKETQTLAQAFQNLSVDVASTGHQEKPEYEVYETDEEFVRDPFASAEINDPKEDDEPVVPTIQKNAVKPLEPQKYVFDYASSDDGEDENAIPSYAVDDRVLGVDYPMDAVRSEFTLPVRDIESIIELQQRIEVQLVSLVNPHNFNFWIYNDEFNKYKELYANMQLSYESLDTDKYTMPLCLINTDHLCVVRPGCTSIWERAKVVGYRPSNNGMSIKVELVDKGDIVCVSHQNVKFLLKQFASLPPQCFAGRLAFITQWKAPNWSAEAVNFFYKMVSFRRLYAKVEAIKNNTAYLVLVDPETQTHSVNLNKSLIDSGWVRRCISA
- the LOC6530366 gene encoding uncharacterized protein LOC6530366 isoform X1, producing the protein MDDRGVLSLVKKVVHSLLVSSPGKMTIEKLMRDYRSEEGCNLPYSKLGFKDAESFLRSIPDTVTVMGHGPMALITAVPTAKSAHIQKLVNSQKKSRSRGSHKPKYSYASERSDLVFINESVRKMNNRNMPPPAPRTYQSPSNLNLPVSYPNYNRLLYPVHTPVVYANINEMICAGQQQVLYNHLQYNLYIQSMTNSYAFPQNTSRPQRPSSSYKSNSEPLKVNNWSQNSLKPLKEQIHQSQYVPKHVSSTENKQVKPTQELEKETQTLAQAFQNLSVDVASTGHQEKPEYEVYETDEEFVRDPFASAEINDPKEDDEPVVPTIQKNAVKPLEPQKYVFDYASSDDGEDENAIPSYAVDDRVLGVDYPMDAVRSEFTLPVRDIESIIELQQRIEVQLVSLVNPHNFNFWIYNDEFNKYKELYANMQLSYESLDTDKYTMPLCLINTDHLCVVRPGCTSIWERAKVVGYRPSNNGMSIKVELVDKGDIVCVSHQNVKFLLKQFASLPPQCFAGRLAFITQWKAPNWSAEAVNFFYKMVSFRRLYAKVEAIKNNTAYLVLVDPETQTHSVNLNKSLIDSGWVRRCISA